A section of the Deinococcus taeanensis genome encodes:
- a CDS encoding tyrosine-type recombinase/integrase — protein sequence MNLSELHQIHRRHLLSLRRSEGTVDYYRQTITSLERYMASEGIAPDLSAVNKPLLQGFVLHLRQRGLAPGGEHATMRGIRATLRWAFEEELIPNHPMARFKLAPVPQVLPPAVSGMEAKAALKAAKETRHPLRDQAILLTLLDTGVRMSELLQLQTGDIDLARGMVRVRAETSKRKKERRIPIGIKAGKAITTYERRERKPARPHIQEMFLNRSGLPMSKSGLHNLMLRLASSSDIPPAHLSPHAWRRAFATMALTNGVDVFTLREMMGHASLDQTRVYLRLSDDDLERAHLRASPADRL from the coding sequence ATGAACCTGTCAGAGCTGCACCAAATCCACCGCCGTCACCTTCTGAGCCTGCGCCGCTCTGAGGGCACCGTCGATTACTACCGACAGACCATCACGAGCCTGGAACGATACATGGCATCAGAAGGCATTGCCCCTGACCTCAGTGCCGTGAACAAACCTCTCCTCCAGGGCTTCGTTCTGCATCTGCGTCAGCGAGGGCTGGCGCCTGGAGGTGAGCACGCCACCATGCGTGGCATCAGGGCAACCCTGAGATGGGCCTTTGAGGAGGAACTGATCCCGAACCATCCAATGGCTCGCTTCAAGCTGGCTCCTGTTCCCCAGGTCTTGCCCCCTGCAGTCTCTGGGATGGAAGCTAAGGCCGCTCTGAAGGCTGCCAAGGAGACCCGTCACCCCCTGCGCGACCAAGCTATCCTCCTGACGCTTCTGGACACTGGCGTTCGCATGTCTGAGTTACTGCAGCTTCAGACGGGGGATATTGACCTTGCACGGGGCATGGTCAGGGTCAGAGCCGAGACAAGCAAGCGCAAAAAAGAGCGGCGCATTCCCATAGGCATTAAGGCAGGCAAAGCCATCACCACTTATGAGCGGCGGGAGCGCAAACCTGCACGACCTCACATTCAAGAGATGTTCTTGAACCGCTCTGGTCTGCCCATGAGCAAAAGCGGTTTGCATAACCTCATGCTGCGCCTCGCCAGTAGCTCCGACATTCCTCCCGCCCATCTCTCTCCTCATGCCTGGAGGCGCGCCTTCGCAACAATGGCCCTCACGAACGGTGTGGACGTGTTCACACTTCGGGAAATGATGGGGCATGCCTCGCTAGATCAGACGCGGGTATATCTCCGCTTGAGTGATGATGACCTGGAGAGGGCACACCTGAGGGCTAGCCCAGCCGACCGCCTGTGA
- a CDS encoding transposase: MGKQRKTWSTDVKEAIVLSVLRGELGVAEAARQHGANESLIHTWKTQFLEAGRARLSGDRPDQGVTILERENDRLKRIVAEKELELDIARKVRRL, encoded by the coding sequence ATGGGGAAACAGCGAAAAACCTGGAGCACCGACGTCAAAGAAGCCATCGTCCTCAGCGTGCTGCGGGGCGAACTCGGAGTCGCGGAGGCAGCCCGTCAGCATGGAGCCAACGAGAGCCTGATCCACACCTGGAAAACACAGTTTCTGGAGGCGGGCCGTGCCCGCCTCTCTGGTGACCGACCAGACCAGGGCGTGACCATCCTGGAACGGGAGAATGACCGTCTCAAACGCATCGTGGCCGAAAAGGAACTGGAGCTCGATATTGCGCGAAAAGTGCGACGGCTCTGA
- a CDS encoding integrase core domain-containing protein — protein sequence MRDHQHSAPARCAKQQHRDALYEKVRQAALQHPTSGYRLLYQELKAQGEEIGLHKIRVALGELHLHPPLPRKTRKPSPKVSAPQDWPEGRRVQIDATRLSLPDGVCWIYFVLDVTSRVVLASRVVRSLSMHLAKLTLDEAVAVLRAQGHHKRILVQSDGGSDFTSDLFQQGCLMYGNWVRCKVSQPGGTGILERLNRTYKYQFAFRQDWQSMADVRAAMPDFHRWYNHERRHSALGYATPWSTLTLSANARNAA from the coding sequence ATGCGGGACCATCAGCACAGCGCGCCCGCGCGCTGTGCCAAGCAGCAGCACCGTGACGCACTGTACGAGAAGGTACGCCAGGCGGCGTTGCAGCATCCAACGTCTGGATACCGGCTGCTGTATCAGGAACTCAAAGCTCAGGGCGAAGAGATTGGCCTGCACAAGATCCGTGTCGCACTCGGCGAATTGCACCTTCACCCACCGCTGCCTCGAAAGACCCGGAAACCTTCCCCGAAGGTTTCCGCACCACAAGACTGGCCGGAAGGTCGACGGGTGCAGATTGACGCGACACGGCTGTCGCTGCCCGACGGGGTCTGTTGGATTTACTTCGTGCTGGACGTTACCTCGCGGGTGGTGCTGGCCAGCCGGGTGGTACGGAGCCTGTCGATGCACCTCGCCAAACTGACGCTCGACGAGGCGGTCGCCGTGCTGCGTGCTCAGGGCCACCACAAGCGCATCCTGGTCCAGAGTGATGGAGGCAGTGATTTCACCAGTGACCTCTTTCAACAGGGCTGTTTGATGTACGGCAACTGGGTGCGCTGCAAAGTGTCTCAGCCGGGAGGAACCGGTATCCTCGAACGCCTCAACCGGACCTACAAATACCAGTTCGCCTTCCGCCAGGACTGGCAGTCCATGGCCGATGTCCGGGCCGCCATGCCGGACTTTCACCGCTGGTACAACCACGAGCGCCGTCATTCGGCGCTCGGCTACGCCACGCCTTGGTCTACACTCACCTTATCGGCGAATGCTCGCAACGCCGCTTGA
- a CDS encoding beta-ketoacyl-ACP synthase III encodes MSDLTRPQLGITALGSYVPDRTVPNSDFEARMDTSADWIESRTGIRERRFAAPEQYTSDVGVLAVRDLLDRDPQALEGVDAVICATVSPDALMPSTAALIAMQVGLTGAAAFDLSAACSGFVYGLSVAQGLILAGTARRVLVVGAEVLSKIVDQNDRNTAILFGDGAGAAVVGPVPDGYGFQDFIMGADGNGGSSLYLRCVAPTLPGGFNMGESVGMNGREVFKFAVRVLGESGTQVLAKSGLTSADVDWVIPHQANVRIIEAAMERFGLPMSRTIVNLDRYGNTSSATVPLVLHEGVRDGRIRDGQQLLFIAFGGGLSWVAGTMKWWAGTPSLQSERHAEAAR; translated from the coding sequence ATGAGTGACCTCACCCGGCCCCAACTGGGCATCACCGCGCTCGGCAGCTACGTGCCCGACCGAACCGTGCCCAACAGCGACTTCGAAGCGCGCATGGACACCAGCGCCGACTGGATCGAATCCCGCACCGGTATCCGCGAGCGCCGCTTCGCCGCGCCCGAGCAGTACACCAGTGACGTGGGGGTTCTCGCCGTGCGCGACCTGCTGGACCGCGACCCCCAGGCCCTGGAGGGGGTGGACGCCGTTATCTGCGCCACCGTCAGCCCGGACGCCCTGATGCCGTCCACAGCAGCCCTGATCGCCATGCAGGTCGGCCTGACCGGCGCGGCGGCCTTCGATCTCAGTGCCGCGTGCAGCGGCTTCGTGTACGGCCTGAGCGTCGCGCAGGGCCTGATTCTGGCCGGCACCGCCCGCCGTGTACTCGTGGTGGGCGCCGAGGTGCTGAGCAAGATCGTTGACCAGAACGACCGCAACACCGCCATTCTTTTCGGTGATGGCGCGGGCGCGGCCGTGGTGGGCCCCGTCCCGGACGGGTACGGCTTCCAGGACTTCATCATGGGCGCCGACGGCAACGGCGGCTCCAGCCTGTACCTGCGCTGCGTGGCCCCCACCCTGCCCGGCGGGTTCAACATGGGCGAATCGGTCGGCATGAACGGCCGTGAGGTCTTCAAGTTCGCCGTGCGCGTCCTGGGCGAGAGCGGCACCCAGGTGCTCGCCAAGAGCGGCCTGACCAGCGCCGACGTGGACTGGGTCATTCCTCATCAGGCCAACGTCCGCATCATTGAGGCCGCCATGGAACGCTTCGGGCTGCCCATGAGCAGAACCATCGTGAACCTCGACCGGTACGGCAACACCAGCTCCGCCACGGTGCCCCTGGTCCTGCATGAAGGCGTGCGGGACGGCCGCATCCGCGACGGCCAGCAACTGCTGTTCATCGCCTTCGGCGGCGGCCTGAGCTGGGTGGCCGGCACCATGAAGTGGTGGGCAGGCACCCCCAGCCTCCAGTCCGAGCGTCACGCCGAGGCCGCCCGATGA
- a CDS encoding DUF6210 family protein codes for MTARAELAYIFIDPDGTQGAGVVVVVQAPTGVVYASQVGGNANEERSVEGFAIPLFHPQYLDALEGYFGRYSGNLPYPGTPYEWWKEKDLQVLAEIVGRIPLWHTSRDKDEPAYLQFDGARLEELTEGWVPVVTRYGPGILTHQNCD; via the coding sequence ATGACAGCTCGTGCTGAATTGGCTTACATATTTATCGACCCTGATGGCACTCAGGGGGCTGGCGTGGTCGTAGTCGTGCAAGCGCCCACGGGTGTGGTGTATGCCTCACAGGTAGGCGGCAATGCCAATGAAGAACGTTCCGTGGAAGGGTTTGCGATTCCTCTTTTCCACCCTCAATACCTCGATGCCTTAGAAGGGTACTTCGGTCGGTATAGCGGAAATCTGCCATATCCAGGAACTCCATACGAGTGGTGGAAAGAGAAGGATTTGCAGGTACTGGCAGAGATTGTCGGACGAATCCCGCTGTGGCATACGAGTCGAGATAAAGATGAACCCGCATACCTTCAATTTGATGGGGCACGTCTTGAGGAACTCACAGAAGGGTGGGTTCCTGTCGTGACTCGCTACGGCCCAGGCATATTGACTCACCAGAACTGCGACTAA
- a CDS encoding HNH endonuclease — translation MLATPLEVKPGALPPSTDYDLVLATGERLPLKAVFGLAATEALGFPVLPKHFTGGVDSTCFRLLKEAGFEMVPKGHPMTPIRPLESREERRWAEGNPKLVSHLKRERAPGLAQAKKAEFKRLHGHLSCERCKENPVEKYGAFGEACIEVHHKRVQVKDMSEGHVTKLSDLECLCANCHRIEHAKLKRAQARA, via the coding sequence ATGCTCGCAACGCCGCTTGAAGTCAAACCTGGAGCATTACCACCCTCCACTGACTATGACTTGGTGCTAGCGACTGGCGAGCGCCTGCCGCTTAAGGCTGTATTTGGGCTTGCCGCTACAGAGGCATTAGGTTTCCCAGTTCTTCCTAAACATTTCACTGGTGGGGTGGATTCGACCTGTTTTCGCCTCCTCAAAGAGGCAGGGTTTGAGATGGTGCCGAAGGGGCATCCCATGACACCGATCCGACCCCTTGAGTCCCGAGAGGAGCGTAGATGGGCGGAAGGCAACCCCAAACTGGTCAGCCACCTCAAGAGAGAAAGAGCACCTGGTCTGGCACAGGCCAAGAAAGCGGAATTCAAGCGACTGCATGGGCACCTGTCGTGTGAGCGCTGCAAAGAGAATCCTGTGGAGAAGTACGGTGCCTTTGGAGAAGCCTGCATTGAGGTTCACCACAAGCGCGTCCAGGTTAAGGACATGAGCGAGGGTCATGTAACCAAGCTGTCTGACCTGGAGTGTCTCTGCGCGAATTGTCACCGAATCGAACATGCGAAACTAAAAAGAGCCCAGGCACGCGCCTGA
- a CDS encoding DUF3969 family protein, whose product MDVVWIEWDDQNLERLERRVLITALGLLHSLEEGICAPDDVEAILFKPAVHLGLQECGVAEPILDLIQQGFFLDDIRQHRGPEALKVKISHMQHLATGLLTAYPDHRVD is encoded by the coding sequence ATGGATGTCGTGTGGATTGAGTGGGATGATCAGAATTTGGAACGGCTGGAGCGGCGGGTGTTGATCACGGCACTGGGGCTGCTTCACAGCCTGGAAGAAGGAATTTGCGCGCCAGACGATGTAGAAGCGATTCTGTTCAAGCCTGCCGTCCACCTAGGCCTTCAAGAGTGTGGCGTAGCAGAACCAATCCTTGATCTCATCCAGCAGGGCTTCTTTCTAGACGATATTCGGCAGCATCGCGGCCCAGAAGCACTCAAAGTTAAAATTAGCCACATGCAGCACCTTGCGACAGGCTTACTGACCGCATACCCAGACCATCGGGTGGATTAA
- a CDS encoding DinB family protein — protein sequence MTPGELQAALNARRDDVAAAFAALSPREFTRAAPGRWSAAQHLDHLTRSNRTLAQGLTLPREQFAARPAGQPGMNHDALRDAYRARLATGQVQASGRYLPDPHGTQHEQLQAYHASMTLLGEALGAFPDEPALDTLTLPHPALGNLSVRELLYFTLYHNEHHLRGVQAALETP from the coding sequence GTGACACCCGGCGAACTGCAGGCCGCGCTGAACGCCCGCCGGGACGATGTGGCCGCGGCCTTCGCCGCCCTGAGCCCACGGGAGTTCACGCGCGCCGCTCCGGGCCGCTGGTCCGCGGCGCAACACCTCGATCACCTCACCCGGTCCAACCGGACACTCGCGCAGGGCCTGACCCTGCCCCGTGAGCAGTTCGCGGCGCGCCCCGCCGGGCAGCCGGGCATGAACCACGACGCGCTGCGTGATGCGTACCGCGCCCGGCTCGCCACCGGGCAGGTCCAGGCCTCCGGACGGTATCTGCCGGACCCGCACGGCACCCAGCACGAACAGCTTCAGGCCTACCACGCGTCCATGACCCTGCTCGGCGAGGCCCTCGGCGCCTTTCCGGACGAACCGGCCCTGGACACCCTGACCCTGCCGCACCCGGCCCTGGGTAACCTGAGTGTGCGGGAACTGCTGTACTTCACGCTGTACCACAACGAGCATCACCTTCGCGGCGTGCAGGCCGCACTGGAGACCCCATGA
- the acpP gene encoding acyl carrier protein → MATFEDVKDVIVDKLGVDADKVSPEARFVEDLGADSLETVELIMGLEDKFGITISDEDAETIRTVQAAVDYIESKQ, encoded by the coding sequence ATGGCAACTTTTGAAGATGTGAAAGACGTGATCGTGGATAAGCTGGGTGTGGACGCCGACAAGGTCAGCCCCGAAGCGCGCTTCGTGGAGGATCTCGGCGCTGACAGCCTGGAAACCGTGGAACTCATCATGGGTCTGGAAGACAAGTTCGGCATCACCATCAGCGATGAAGATGCCGAAACCATCCGCACCGTGCAGGCCGCCGTCGACTACATCGAGAGCAAGCAGTAA
- a CDS encoding barstar family protein: protein MASERLTHWLSRTRHPFDHTEWWDRVPKLFSDPSQWDTMLQWTLDVPQASQLGDVWVDVWRHPHLRGVWSQGLLEEGFDDRREPDRPDWDWSAKTELYRGVTLGLGPEVVECVSWVEPAGTGYRFCFALPMEPLIVVMPDTNRTTLEAWMGTFAILSETHPETTWRGVQSTSWRNRTEFSLDPRAWTQSTSHTQALRSCITFSKPLSPAVCGLTVDLPAGLQNVQEVFERYGVCIYDEQRQHLNPIFEDSTYFGRNFNAFWDCLRCVYPNVLTHLRVNHHALPQVSPDERIMYLDVLLDLATELQVTQRGTLEVLFHTSTRDVVEQDLVSLEKQRVWRTFDSWATDGTV from the coding sequence ATGGCGTCTGAGCGCTTGACTCACTGGCTCTCCCGAACTCGGCACCCCTTTGATCACACCGAGTGGTGGGACCGTGTTCCCAAGCTATTCTCCGATCCCAGCCAATGGGACACCATGCTGCAGTGGACTCTTGATGTGCCGCAGGCCAGTCAATTAGGGGATGTTTGGGTGGATGTGTGGCGCCATCCACACCTGAGAGGCGTCTGGTCTCAAGGTCTGTTGGAAGAAGGGTTCGATGACAGGCGGGAGCCTGATCGACCTGATTGGGACTGGAGTGCCAAGACAGAGCTCTACCGAGGCGTCACTCTCGGCCTGGGCCCTGAAGTCGTGGAGTGCGTCAGTTGGGTTGAGCCTGCAGGAACGGGGTATCGATTCTGCTTCGCTTTGCCCATGGAGCCCCTGATTGTGGTGATGCCCGACACGAACAGGACCACGCTTGAGGCCTGGATGGGGACTTTTGCCATCCTTAGTGAAACCCATCCCGAGACCACCTGGCGAGGCGTGCAGTCAACCTCATGGCGGAATCGAACGGAATTCAGCCTGGATCCTCGAGCCTGGACCCAGAGCACGTCGCATACCCAGGCGCTGCGGTCGTGCATCACGTTCTCAAAGCCACTCTCTCCTGCAGTGTGTGGGCTGACGGTAGACCTTCCCGCTGGCCTCCAGAATGTCCAAGAGGTCTTCGAGCGCTATGGCGTGTGTATTTATGACGAGCAGCGTCAGCACCTTAACCCCATTTTTGAGGACAGTACGTATTTCGGCAGGAACTTCAATGCCTTCTGGGACTGTTTGCGGTGCGTTTATCCGAACGTGCTGACCCATCTGCGTGTCAATCATCATGCCCTGCCTCAGGTCAGTCCAGACGAGCGCATCATGTATTTGGATGTCTTACTCGACCTTGCGACCGAACTTCAGGTGACCCAGAGAGGTACGCTGGAGGTGCTGTTTCATACGTCAACGCGTGACGTGGTGGAACAGGACCTGGTGAGCCTAGAGAAACAACGGGTCTGGAGGACCTTTGACTCATGGGCGACTGATGGCACCGTTTAA
- the fabF gene encoding beta-ketoacyl-ACP synthase II translates to MSVSGLKRVVITGLGPVTPIGVGAQAFAEAQRAGKSGIATITRFDPADTASKIAGEVNDDLSPFVDPREAKKLDRYVQLALAGAALAVQDSGLSEDEMRSERTGTVIGSGIGGVKTFEDQAGILHSRGAGRISPMFIPMMIANMATGHVAMRYGATGPSSTVVTACATGTGAIGDAARYIQLGLADTMIAGGTEAAITPIAIGGFSNMKALSTRNDEPDKASRPFSATRDGFVLGEGAGVVILEEYDKAVKRGATIYAEVVGYGTSADAHHITMPAPEGRGAQVAMRMALQTAGVNADQVGYINAHGTSTHFNDLHETQGIKHVFGEQAYRVAISSTKSMTGHLLGAAGAIEAIAVAQALKDGILPPTINLTDPDPDLDLDYIPLEAREVQVDYALSNSFAFGGQNATLLFKRV, encoded by the coding sequence GTGAGCGTTTCAGGACTGAAACGGGTGGTGATCACCGGCCTCGGACCGGTCACACCCATCGGGGTGGGCGCGCAGGCGTTCGCCGAGGCCCAGCGGGCCGGAAAGAGCGGCATCGCGACCATCACGCGCTTCGACCCGGCTGACACCGCCAGCAAGATCGCCGGCGAAGTGAACGACGACCTCTCGCCCTTCGTGGATCCGCGCGAAGCGAAGAAACTCGACCGGTACGTGCAACTCGCCCTCGCCGGCGCCGCGCTCGCCGTGCAGGACAGCGGCCTGAGCGAAGACGAAATGCGCAGCGAACGCACCGGCACCGTGATCGGCAGCGGTATCGGCGGCGTGAAAACCTTCGAGGATCAGGCCGGCATCCTGCACTCGCGCGGCGCCGGACGCATCAGCCCCATGTTCATCCCCATGATGATCGCCAACATGGCCACCGGCCACGTCGCCATGCGCTACGGCGCCACCGGTCCCAGCAGCACCGTCGTGACCGCCTGCGCCACCGGCACCGGCGCCATCGGCGACGCTGCGCGCTACATCCAGCTGGGCCTGGCAGACACCATGATTGCCGGCGGCACCGAAGCGGCCATCACGCCCATCGCCATCGGCGGCTTCTCGAACATGAAAGCCCTGTCCACCCGCAACGACGAGCCGGACAAGGCCAGCCGGCCCTTCAGCGCCACCCGCGACGGCTTCGTGCTCGGCGAGGGCGCCGGCGTCGTGATCCTCGAGGAGTACGACAAGGCCGTCAAACGCGGCGCCACCATCTACGCCGAGGTGGTCGGCTACGGCACCAGCGCCGACGCGCACCACATCACCATGCCCGCCCCCGAGGGCCGCGGCGCGCAGGTCGCCATGCGCATGGCCCTGCAGACCGCCGGCGTGAATGCCGATCAGGTCGGCTACATCAACGCGCACGGCACCAGCACGCACTTCAATGACCTGCACGAAACGCAGGGCATCAAGCACGTGTTCGGCGAGCAGGCGTACCGCGTGGCCATCAGCTCCACCAAAAGCATGACCGGCCACCTGCTCGGCGCGGCCGGCGCCATCGAAGCCATCGCGGTCGCGCAGGCACTCAAGGACGGGATCCTGCCCCCCACCATCAACCTCACCGACCCGGACCCGGACCTCGATCTCGACTACATCCCGCTTGAGGCCCGCGAGGTGCAGGTGGACTACGCGCTGAGTAACTCCTTCGCGTTCGGCGGGCAGAACGCAACGCTCCTCTTCAAACGAGTCTGA
- the fabG gene encoding 3-oxoacyl-[acyl-carrier-protein] reductase, with protein MTDTPRKVALVTGSSRGLGRAMALTLARAGFDVAVHYGRNAAEAEKVAAEAREAGVRAEVFGADLTVPANAGALVEDVIKTMGRLDVLVNNAGITRDTLAIRMKDEDWDAVIQTNLSSAFTACRAAIKHMMRARAGRIINIASVVGLTGNPGQANYVASKAGLIGLTKALAKEYGGRGITVNAVAPGFIQSDMTAELPENVQQGYLGSIPLARFGQPEEVAALVAFLAGDGAAYITGQTIGVDGGLNPH; from the coding sequence ATGACTGACACCCCCCGCAAAGTCGCCCTGGTAACCGGCAGCAGCCGCGGCCTGGGCCGAGCGATGGCCCTGACCCTTGCACGCGCTGGTTTCGACGTCGCCGTTCACTACGGCCGCAACGCCGCTGAAGCGGAGAAGGTCGCTGCTGAAGCCCGCGAGGCGGGCGTCCGCGCTGAGGTGTTCGGCGCGGACCTCACCGTGCCTGCCAACGCCGGCGCGCTCGTGGAGGACGTTATCAAGACCATGGGCCGCCTGGACGTGCTGGTGAACAACGCCGGCATCACCCGTGACACCCTCGCCATCCGCATGAAGGATGAGGACTGGGACGCGGTCATCCAGACGAACCTCAGCAGCGCCTTCACCGCCTGCCGCGCCGCGATCAAGCACATGATGCGCGCCCGGGCAGGCCGGATCATCAACATTGCGTCCGTGGTGGGCCTGACCGGTAACCCCGGGCAGGCGAATTACGTGGCCAGCAAAGCCGGCCTGATTGGCCTGACCAAGGCCCTCGCCAAGGAGTACGGAGGACGCGGCATCACCGTGAACGCTGTGGCGCCCGGCTTCATCCAGAGTGACATGACGGCCGAACTGCCCGAAAACGTCCAGCAGGGCTACCTGGGCAGCATTCCCCTGGCCCGCTTCGGACAGCCCGAAGAGGTCGCTGCGCTCGTGGCCTTCCTCGCGGGCGACGGGGCCGCCTACATCACCGGACAGACCATCGGTGTGGACGGCGGCCTGAACCCTCACTGA
- the fabD gene encoding ACP S-malonyltransferase, translating to MKIAALFPGQGSHSVGMGADLTAAFPEAAEVYTQADHVLPGLRALIEQGPLEELTLTANQQPALVAASVAAYRAWRAHTGLTPAFAAGHSLGEYSALVAADTLSLGDALRLTRRRGELMQAAVPVGAGAMSAVMGDPSVVAEVCAATVGVQPANFNAPTQTVISGTKDAVDAAGAALKARGLKAIALKVSAPFHCPLMQPAAEGLAPDLQTTPYAPPAFPVYANVTAQPNLDPTALPALLTAQITGAVRWVQTIQALAEAGTDVFIEFGPGTVLTGLVKRILPDARTINVGTAAQVQDFTL from the coding sequence ATGAAGATCGCGGCGCTGTTCCCCGGACAGGGCTCCCACAGCGTCGGCATGGGCGCCGACCTGACCGCCGCGTTCCCGGAGGCCGCCGAGGTGTACACCCAGGCCGACCACGTCCTGCCGGGCCTGCGCGCCCTGATCGAGCAGGGCCCGCTTGAGGAGTTGACCCTCACCGCCAACCAGCAGCCCGCCCTGGTGGCCGCGAGCGTCGCCGCGTACCGCGCGTGGCGCGCCCACACCGGCCTGACCCCCGCCTTCGCCGCTGGGCACTCCCTGGGCGAGTACTCCGCGCTGGTCGCCGCCGACACCCTGAGCCTGGGGGACGCGCTGCGCCTGACCCGCCGCCGGGGCGAGCTCATGCAGGCGGCGGTTCCGGTCGGTGCGGGCGCCATGAGCGCCGTCATGGGCGACCCCAGCGTGGTGGCTGAAGTCTGTGCGGCCACCGTGGGCGTACAGCCCGCGAACTTCAACGCCCCCACCCAGACCGTCATTTCCGGCACGAAAGACGCCGTGGACGCCGCTGGAGCTGCCCTGAAGGCCCGCGGTCTGAAGGCCATTGCGCTGAAGGTCAGCGCGCCCTTCCACTGCCCCCTGATGCAGCCTGCCGCTGAGGGTCTCGCGCCGGACCTGCAGACCACCCCGTACGCCCCGCCGGCCTTCCCGGTCTACGCGAACGTCACGGCGCAGCCCAACCTGGACCCCACCGCCCTCCCGGCCCTGCTCACCGCCCAGATCACCGGCGCCGTCCGCTGGGTCCAGACCATCCAGGCCCTCGCCGAGGCCGGCACGGACGTCTTCATCGAGTTCGGTCCCGGCACGGTGCTGACGGGCCTGGTCAAACGCATCCTGCCTGACGCCCGCACCATCAACGTCGGCACCGCCGCGCAGGTGCAGGACTTCACCCTGTGA
- the tig gene encoding trigger factor, producing MAELISREGNKVEFKVSVPAAEVNRAYDQVWAGLARDVRVPGFRPGKAPRKVIEGRVGKGYVEQEVRDRLLQTHYTQAARELKLSLVDANIDPQALQSGQPFEFTVKGETYPDVKLADWRGVQLTTAAPEITDEVLERTLNDLRERNATFDSVERPIEAGDQVTIEEEGEEGGTYPVYLDVAEAHVRDALVGRTKGDTVEITVPAHQHGDHEHAEHTVTVKVVDVKTKQLQALDDAFASSLNFESLERLRTDLKGELERRAQQEGEAGRREEFITALVDGMEAEIPQALLDRRRESMLEEIKDDLGRQGVKWGEYEAFMQEQGKLDDFMADLNKNAESRVKRDLALEKLAEDLKVQVSDAEFNQTMNALAQANGLSAAELSKQLGPNGINSYYISLTREKALQQAITQLSGEQVGGTQSGDAQPDNVQGEGQGEEVSAE from the coding sequence ATGGCAGAGCTGATCAGCAGAGAAGGCAACAAGGTGGAATTCAAGGTGTCGGTGCCCGCCGCCGAAGTGAACCGCGCTTACGACCAGGTGTGGGCCGGACTGGCGCGCGACGTGCGTGTGCCTGGCTTCCGCCCCGGCAAGGCTCCGCGCAAGGTCATCGAGGGTCGTGTGGGCAAAGGCTACGTGGAGCAGGAAGTTCGCGACCGCCTGCTGCAGACGCACTACACCCAGGCTGCGCGCGAACTGAAACTCAGCCTCGTGGACGCCAACATTGACCCGCAGGCGCTGCAGAGCGGCCAGCCGTTCGAGTTCACCGTGAAGGGCGAAACGTACCCTGACGTGAAGCTCGCCGACTGGCGCGGCGTGCAGCTCACCACCGCCGCCCCGGAGATTACCGATGAGGTGCTGGAGCGGACCCTGAACGACCTTCGCGAGCGCAACGCCACCTTCGACAGCGTCGAGCGTCCCATCGAGGCCGGCGACCAGGTCACCATCGAGGAGGAAGGCGAGGAAGGCGGCACATACCCCGTCTACCTGGACGTTGCCGAGGCGCACGTGCGTGACGCTCTGGTCGGCCGGACCAAGGGTGACACCGTGGAGATCACGGTGCCTGCCCACCAGCACGGCGATCATGAGCACGCCGAGCACACCGTGACCGTGAAGGTCGTGGACGTGAAAACCAAACAGCTTCAGGCGCTGGATGACGCGTTCGCGAGCAGCCTGAACTTCGAGTCCCTCGAGCGCCTGCGCACCGACCTGAAGGGTGAGCTGGAGCGCCGCGCGCAGCAGGAAGGCGAGGCGGGCCGCCGCGAGGAGTTCATTACCGCGCTGGTGGACGGTATGGAAGCTGAGATTCCTCAGGCGCTGCTGGATCGGCGCCGCGAGAGCATGCTTGAGGAGATCAAGGATGATCTGGGCCGTCAGGGCGTGAAGTGGGGCGAGTACGAAGCGTTCATGCAGGAGCAGGGCAAGCTGGACGACTTCATGGCGGACCTGAACAAGAACGCCGAGAGCCGCGTGAAGCGTGACCTGGCCCTGGAGAAACTGGCTGAGGACCTGAAGGTGCAGGTCAGTGACGCGGAGTTCAACCAGACCATGAACGCGCTGGCGCAGGCGAACGGCCTGAGCGCGGCCGAGCTCAGCAAGCAGCTGGGGCCGAACGGCATCAACTCGTACTACATCAGCCTGACGCGCGAGAAGGCGCTGCAGCAGGCGATCACCCAGCTGTCCGGTGAGCAGGTCGGTGGCACCCAGAGCGGTGACGCCCAGCCGGACAACGTTCAGGGTGAAGGTCAGGGCGAGGAAGTCAGCGCGGAGTAA